The genomic segment tctctctctttctcagaaCCGCATCATGATGCAAagtcaaagaaagaagagataaactAAACTAGGGTTAAACGGGTTAGCCGATTAGGCTTATATACTTCTATAATTTCTAATAAACCAGTCGATTCgattaccgaaccgaaccaaagcCCGGTTATTCAAAGCAATTGCACCGAACGATTAAGCTTTCTCTCTTCGATTTGCTccgataaccaaaatttttaggTTGTCTGATTTTTACCGAACGCCCAGggcaagttcatggtttaaatgacataaattaaaagttcatggtttaaatgacatacatttacaagttcatgatttaaatggcctatatttaaaagtttatagtttaaatgatattatttcaaactaaaacttCAATTAAAACGATGTCGGTTTATCAGTAACGGAGtgattaacggcatagtaacatctgttagtaggtcaattatcggatttaacgtcatgtcttttttggcctggtcaacgaaacttcatgtttaaaaaagctAGTCAACGAAAgttaatgttttaaatggcctacaacaaagtccatgttttaaatggccaaaatttgaaagttcatgattttaatgacatttttcccgaTATGAGTTTCACCAATTGTTTCTTTAGGTTACAATGGTGGGCCTAAACAAACTTTAGTGAATTTCACCAATTGTTTCTTTAGGTTACAATGGTGGGCCTAAACAAACTTTAGTGAagcccaaaataaaaaatgatgatgacaaatgtaaattaaaaaaagaaaaaaaaaaagagagacgtCTAAATCCTAACGgaaggggaaaaaagaaaaaaaagaaaaaaaaggaagagtttCGCTTAATCTCTACTCAAATGCGTTGAATTGAAGATCTCTACAAAAACGAAACCCTCACCCAATTTCTCTCTGCTGGGTTTCTCTGTCTGTCTCTCGATCGATCTGCTTCGTGAAAAGTGACGATGAGAGCTTCCTTATAAAAACACACTACTAGTACaaagattcgtttttttttttttttttttgtaacaaaccCCCACAGAACCATGAAACTCTGGTCATGTTTGAAAATCCAGCAACAATCTCTTCAACCAGTCCTCATCTTCGTAAATCTGGTAGCAAATCTGTTTTCATTGATCCTGGTAAGCCCAAGTTTCTTCTATATCTCATAACAAACAATGCATCATGTGTAGTGGAGTGGATCCTCTGTAGATGCTAATCTGATCTGTTTAGCTGTAAAGAGATCTACCAAAAGCTTTcgatttcttaaaaaaattgggtttttgttttgttgtgattAGGTGTACACGGTCATTTAGGTGGTGGTGTATCAGAAATGGGTGACCTTAAAGGTTCAAGTTCACCACTTCATATTACAACTATGGTTCCTTCTCCTATTTTCCTCTGGAGATTTAAGGTTTGTTCCTTCAACAAttgatattatacatatatatatatatatatatatatatatatatatgtctctgtGAATGTCATTTGTTTGATCAAAGCTTTCTTTTTCAcaggtttttttgtttcttttttgggcTCTGTGTTGCTGCAAGGTGAGTTCTTTTGTGtaagttttttatttggtgGAGTTTTGACGACCTTGATCATTTTGAGGACGTTGTTTGTATTCTTGTTTGAACAGATTGGTTGGGATTCAGTTATGAGAATGAGTATCGACCTCCgggatttatttttgtatgaagCTTTTCTTTATTAcaaccctcttcttcttgtggtaAGTTCACAGAGTCTACTCTCTTTTGGcctttttaaaaactcttttttctcttctgagTATATGTGGCATTTGAATACTTCAGACCATGATGGTATGGCTTTGGGGAGTGAATTTATGGGTGTTCTCTCAAGGAAGTGTCAATTATGCCAAAGTCTTTGATCTTGACCATAACCACCTTACTCACAGAGAGATGTGGAAGGTATTTTAACTTCAATACAAgtgttttgtatcttttttgggtttcttcGACATGAAGAAGATTGCTTTTATAGTAGTAGACACACTTCTCTATCTCCGTATTGTTCTCAGTTTGTATCTGACTCgtgttgtttctcttttgtgtaATATTTGGCTGCAGTGTAGCATGTGGATGACAATCATTGTGCCAACTAGCATGACAGCGTATCTATATTTGTATTCCCATGGGGAAGTATCTTTGGCAGCTTCACAACCGGTTAGCTTTATGTCCTTCTTCTAATCTTTATTGCTTATACATGTTTATTGCTTTACTCTGTTACCTCTTTGCATGCCAGATAGATCTGCTAAGTTATGTCTAAGTGTTGTGTTGTCACTGCTGCAGGTGCTCTTGTACATTGCTTTTGCTTTGGTTCTGATATTTCCTTTCGATATTTTCTACTTGTCATCCCGATATTTTCTGCTGAGAACATTGTGGAGGATAGCGTTTCCACTGCAGGTAAGGTGATAGACAGCTGTTGATTGAAATTAATCTTGCAAGTGACAAATCTCTAGGTTTTGCTTATAAGAGTTATGCTTGATCAGTGTCCTCTAGGTTTTTTTTGGAACTCATACATTATATCTGGATAAATTCTTTTGAGCCTGGAGAtctgatgtgtttttttttgtttcacagccAATTACATTTCCAGACTTCTTTTTGGCAGATATTCTGACCTCCATGGTAAAGGTATAAAAGTTTAAGATAGTTCTGCAAAAGAGCTTCCTAacttaaaataattatgatttcCGTGATATTGGTGAAACATGTGTCCTCTTTATCTGGCCTACAAATGGAATTGCTTCTACatttcttttgcattttaatTTATGCCGATTATGCTACTGATACTTGATTGTCAACTATGATTGCTCACATTTTAATCTATGCCGGTTATGCTACGTGCCTTCTACAGGTATTTTCCGACTTAGAGCGCTCTGTCTGCCGAATGGTGCATAGACAGGTAATTTGTTTACACAGTCTATTTATATGTAGCATCTAATGTAGATTAGAAATTTCTTATGCTGGAGGAACTAGTTCCATTCTTTCTTATAATCtggaacaaatatatatataatctgtaGCTATGTATCCTCAAGACTGACAAACACCTGACACCTGGATGAATTATCAGCCAATTATTCGCTATGCTAGTTTTGGTGATGAACCAATGGAATCCTGCTTATCTGTCTAACCTTCACGGGTTTTCATACTCTGTTATTTGTTGTGAAATGTTGGGACATATGAAGTTTAAGAGGTTTCCTGGACTTTCAGGTCGCAACAATTGCTTGGTTTGAAGCTGACGCTGTCTGTGGGAGTCATCAAATTGCAATTCCTTTGGTTCTTGTTTTCCCCTACATTTGCCGTCTTTTGCAATGTCTTCGACAATACAAAGATACGAAGGAAAAATCATCTCTTTTAAATGGTAAAAGCGTAACCTATGAGAACTGATGATTGTCCCATGTATTGTCTTATTATATCATCAATGTTGATGATCTGTGAATATTTTTCAGCTCTGAAGTATTCAACAGCAGTGCCCGTGATCTTCCTTTCTGCGCTTAAATATCACGTGATGGCCGAGAGCTGGACATCATTTTACCGACCTCTCTGGCTTTTCTCAAGTGTCATCAACTCACTATACTCATTTTACTGGGATGTAACTCGAGATTGGGACTTGAGGTAATAGGATGAAACTTCACCTTCTGATCCATTAAACagtcatttcatttttttttggtcatatttCAGTGACATAAATTAAATCTGTTGTGCAGCGGTTTCACTAAGATATTCAAGTTTAGCCGTCCAAGTGCCATATCAAATCTGTTATATGGCCGGCAATGGGTGAGATTCAGTTTCCAATAAAACCGCCTTGTGTTATCTCCGTATTGTGATGTCTGAAACTGTAAAAATATTGCGAGGTTGCAGGTGTATTTCTGGGTGATAGGGAGCAATCTGGTGCTGAGATGCGCATGGACATACAAGTTATCAGCACATTTGAGGCACAACTACATAACAGTGTTCACAATCACAGCCATGGAGATGTTGAGACGCTTTCAGTGGGTATTTTTCAGAGTAGAGAATGAGTGGAACAAGATCACCAAATCACATCCAATGGGTGAGATTTCACTTGAAGAAGACAAATTACTTGGTTCTACTACACCCCATGATGTTTAGCATCccacctttttttgtttatttccccTAATCCCTACGCAAATTTCTGGTTTTCCAAATGGTCCACTCGACTCTTATAGACACTTTTAGAAGTATTATACACAGTTTTCATATAATTGAACCAAATTCAATGAATGACGGATTAATCGGTACTCGTTTGACTTAGGACATCAAATCATGTAACTAGACTCGGTCTAAGAGTAGGCATGCTCTTTCAGGTAAAAAGATTAGGTAATAAAAATGCATCAGTCGTCGGCTAAAAGGTACTATTTAGCCAGAACAAGAGATGACTCTTAACAAATCTCAATTACTCctcaattaataaaatttattttcaatataaaataaataaatgtcaaaaagaaaaaaatatatatgtatagtttaattaaattgaatttagaaaattaattttattgagaaaaataatataaaaccatcataattttgatttttttttttctgtggaaAAACTAGTTTACAATGTATGTTTAAGTTGCTGCTCATTTTCATATTCCATTCTCTtgccatcttttttttctttctttactataTGTCTCAAATATCCTACAATTATGTTAAAGACATCTTAGCTCTATAATAAGAGTTTTGTATGATTGTTCGGTTAAGTGCTTAATCAAACTTTTTGATATAATTGGGTGTTCACCTAATAGTGAGAGTAAATAATAGAGGGCGAACAATGGAATTTATCCCTACAAGGCTACCACCATGTCTCTTttgttattaaaacaaaaaaaaaaaaaaattacaaaactatgggtaaagaaaataaaatatagatagATGATAAAGAGAGTAGCACTAATAATGAAAAGCAAATTCCAAGTTGCCCACTTGcaaaatcaatctttccatacacaaataaaagaaagccCCATACGGTTCCTTCCTCTCTTCAAAGTTGCCTTTATATCATCCAACTcaagaaacaaccaaaagagagaaagagagagagagagagagtaaagcAAAAAAGAATCCTAAAATCAAGAtcagagagacagagatgacGCAGATGCTTTCCGTACTCCGTCGTAACCTTCAAAACCTTCGTAAGAGCCCTCGCGTAGCTGACGAGACTGACTTGCAGCCGTCCACTGCAGGCTCAGGGCAGGGAGTAGTAGCTCATGGAAGACGAGAAGGTTTTAATGCTGTGATCATGCGGTTCCCGTTCTCGATCATCTCTTGCTTCGCGGTACCGAGTGTTAGCGGGACTGATGGACTGTGGATGTCCGGAGATTATGGTAGTGTCTCGGAGGTTAACCATCTCATGGTTAGTGATGGCATGAGATACGCTATTTTAAtgtaattaatcaaaatatatatagtttatttttccttcttttcgtATCTTACAATACAATTAATTCTCTTCTCAGTCTTACTTGTGTATAGTATGTGTTAAATCTATGAGATGTAGAAcaatttttgttcttgtataGATATAGATGAAGATTTTTGTATTTGTGGTATGCTTCtagctttcctttttttcttttctgtttccCCTTGTTcttgccaatttttttttttttttttgcactctttaattaatcaaaaagaaattatataagTCTCATTAATATAGAATATTTGGAATGcagataataataaaagtatgCGCAATATGTTGGAGAAAATAAACacttcatttcattttttattttctctagcttaaaattacaaaactaataaactaTTTATACAACATGCAATTATTAAATCCAAAATGTTATTATTGATATAACCGGGATATTTTGCACTCAAACTCAAACGAATCCATGTATCTTTGTACCCAGAGATCTGGttgttttggtatttaaatCGTAAAAAGTGGTTAATCAGATCGCATTAAAGTAAACCCAATCAAACCTAACTTTATCAATCTCTATATCGAAAAAGGTTGTTCCATTCCCACAGGTAGTTCACAATGGTACATACATCCAAACAAACATATGGAAAAGTGCCACTTAGTATGCTGATCAGAGTAAAACAACATCATCAACGTAGTTTCACACTatccaaaaatacaaaaaaactttgGGATTGGTCATACTATCCAaatctttttatatgttttataagcTAAAATATTACAGAAAATGGTAAAAAGGAATTTTAGATTGATAAACTAATATCTGAAAAAGGCAATTCAGATTCCGTTCGACCAGTGACGAATAGTTTACTTAGTTAAAGAATACTTTCCTTTATCTTACCTCAGTGGATGGATGATAGTCACACTTTCAATATCTATTTGTCCCCTTTCACCTTTTGTTGCCCTCTCTTTGTAACATCAATGGAATATGTTCTTCATAAGCTAATCTTTATATTCATATGAGTTTTAATCCTTCTTAGTGAATTGGATgctgtatatatattctactaTTACTTTGATATATCacgattttatctttttttagaTTCATCAATaacgaatcaattttttttttttttttatattctaatattgtAAGAAAGCATACCAAAGAAAACTATtttatcctctctctctatatacaAGTGTGTGCATATAGATTTCGTTTATTTACCTCGGTACCAATAACGCCATTTCGGGTCGATGGGAAGCCGGCCCTGGATGATTTTGAAGATAAATAACTTTAATGATTTGGAAGAAGTAGGACTGATGGCAAGATTTTTGTTGTGGATGCTTGGATTAGTTTAAGTATTAATAGCTGATGGAGAGGTGAGAGCGACTTTAACTTGGTTACAGTGAGAGAGGCCAACTAAGCACCTTTGAAGCTGGTAGATAAAGTAGTCGTTTCAATGGAGGGAGTGTTTGCAATCACATAAGATGAGACTAGTGATTGAAAATAATCTTTATAATTAAAACCTTTAATCCAACTTTAATTATCTAATGGGTGGCTATCACTGAGAACTAAAAATGAAGACTCATGATGTGAAGTAATTGGTGGTATAGTGTAACAAGAAAATAAGTGGTTTATAACGTATATGCAAGTAAGCGGGACAATGAACCGTGACACTATAAGATCTCCaagatgttatttttttttaatgttgtctAAGAGCATCTCCACTGGGGAGTACTCTATAGGTTACTCTCTTATTTatgtcccaaaaaaaattaaaaaatcttataatatcGTCTACAATCAGAGAATCGCTTCTCCAGGAGAGAATGGAAGCAACCCATAAGGAACGGCACGTGTCAAATTTTGGTTGGTTTctggaaaatataaattttttttcattttttttttcattttcttctctctctttcgcgACCCTTTCCATCGTCGATTCACCTCAAATACAGAAAAATCGATTAAACTCGAGGGTTTTGGTATATGACACCGATTTGTTTTCGGATCGGCTTCCAATCACAATTGCTATCTCGTTCGCTTCTGTTCTCAATATCCTGAATTTTCTCCAAGCTTTCATCGGTGTATCGATCATAATCTACTCGATTTGGATGCTCGATCAATATAACCATCACCTTCCCGCCGTTGAACCTCCTCCGTCTCAGCCTCCGGCGGCTTCATCTccggattcttcttcttattatacCTTCTCTTATACTTCAGGAATTGAGATCAACGGTGATTCTTTGAAGATTCTGATCAGTTTCGTATTGGGTATTGTTCTCGGGTCACTGTGATcgtttaacgtttttttttaaattgacaGAAAGGAGTTAGCACTGATCTGAAGCTGTTGTTGGAGCTCTGAATGGAGGACGAGAGCTTGCTGCTACTGCACTCAATGCACCTATGGTTTCTCCTGAGGTGAGCACTGGTTTTTGCTGGTAAAAAGTTTGTTTTAATATGCTTCATCACATTCGAAACTTAGTTCTAAGACGCAAGTATTGTAGCTAGCCGCCTAAGACTGAAAGTAGGACATTGTATCTCTACTGAGTTGGCTAGAATTGAAGAAATAATATTGATATCTCTAACATGATAAATCTGGATATTATGAACATTGGACTTTATTTGTTAAACTGATCAACTTTTAACCCTGCAGCCAACAAGTTTTTGCGACAAGCCATCCATAAATGGGATGGTGATGAACCGTGGAAGATATCTCTGCTTTTTTATAGTGGAGTTATGAAAAAGTGGGATTTGTTTATATAGCTTATGGTGGCTGAAGTTTGCAACTTGATACTTCTGAATCTGAAGATGTCGTGTAGGGGTATCTACATTGAACCATGGAAGAGTTGCATGTCTTTAATTTAGGTGTCCTGGATTGAATGAGTCATTGATTTTGTCTACTTTGTCTTAGCTGGGGAAAATGGTGTTCTTCTTACCTGAAGaaagttttattcatttatagGTGTAGGACGTAGAATAAGTGGAGTTTGTAATATACTAATGACTGAAGTTGTCAAAGTAGTCTGTCTGCATTAAGAGATGTCTTGAAGTTTATGTGATAGTATCCACTATCCATTGATGCTCCTACGATTCTTTCTATTAGCTTGTATGATCTTAATATCTTTGGGGATATCTAGAGAAGTTCTGAGGTTATTTTGGTTGTTTAGACTCTATGAGAGCAAATAACAGAGACTTAGCACCAGCGGTAGTAGAAGCATGCATACCTTCGATCCCAATTCTTCAAGAATCTTTTGTATGCTTTATAGATGGTTCTTGGCATAcagaggtggataggagtggACATGGCTGGATTGCGTCTATCGGTGATAGAATCCTGCACATGGGGCTAAAAGGATCGTGCAGAAGcttatccccattacatgcagagttagatacccttatttgggctatggagtgcttattagcgttggacttggataaagctctttttgctacggattgttcagacctcctaaggatgacgtctaatatcgaggattggccgaccttttcatcagaattgaaggatTTTATTCATTTNNNNNNNNNNNNNNNNNNNNNNNNNNNNNNNNNNNNNNNNNNNNNNNNNNNNNNNNNNNNNNNNNNNNNNNNNNNNNNNNNNNNNNNNNNNNNNNNNNNNNNNNNNNNNNNNNNNNNNNNNNNNNNNNNNNNNNNNNNNNNNNNNNNNNNNNNNNNNNNNNNNNNNNNNNNNNNNNNNNNNNNNNNNNNNNNNNNNNNNNNNNNNNNNNNNNNNNNNNNNNNNNNNNNNNNNNNNNNNNNNNNNNNNNNNNNNNNNNNNNNNNNNNNNNNNNNNNNNNNNNNNNNNNNNNNNNNNNNNNNNNNNNNNNNNNNNNNNNNNNNNNNNNNNNNNNNNNNNNNNNNNNNNNNNNNNNNNNNNNNNNNNNNNNNNNNNNNNNNNNNNNNNNNNNNNNNNNNNNNNNNNNNNNNNNNNNNNNNNNNNNNNNNNNNNNNNNNNNNNNNNNNNNNNNNNNNNNNNNNNNNNNNNNNNNNNNNNNNNNAGCTCTGAATGGAGGACGAGAGCTTGCTGCTACTGCACTCAATGCACCTATGGTTTCTCCTGAGGTGAGCACTGGTTTTTGCTGGTAAAAAGTTTGTTTTAATATGCTTCATCACATTCGAAACTTAGTTCTAAGACGCAAGTATTGTAGCTAGCCGCCTAAGACTGAAAGTAGGACATTGTATCTCTACTGAGTTGGCTAGAATTGAAGAAATAATATTGATATCTCTAACATGATAAATCTGGATATTATGAACATTGGACTTTATTTGTTAAACTGATCAACTTTTAACCCTGCAGCCAACAAGTTTTTGCGACAAGCCATCCATAAATGGGATGGTGATGAACCGTGGAAGATATCTCTGCTTTTTTATAGTGGAGTTATGAAAAAGTGGGATTTGTTTATATAGCTTATGGTGGCTGAAGTTTGCAACTTGATACTTCTGAATCTGAAGATGTCGTGTAGGGGTATCTACATTGAACCATGGAAGAGTTGCATGTCTTTAATTTAGGTGTCCTGGATTGAATGAGTCATTGATTTTGTCTACTTTGTCTTAGCTGGGGAAAATGGTGTTCTTCTTACCTGAAGaaagttttattcatttatagGTGTAGGACGTAGAATAAGTGGAGTTTGTAATATACTAATGACTGAAGTTGTCAAAGTAGTCTGTCTGCATTAAGAGATGTCTTGAAGTTTATGTGATAGTATCCACTATCCATTGATGCTCCTACGATTCTTTCTATTAGCTTGTATGATCTTAATATCTTTGGGGATATCTAGAGAAGTTCTGAGGTTATTTTGGTTGTTTAGACTCTATGAGAGCAAATAACAGAGACTTAGCACCAGCGGTAGTAGAAGCATGCATACCTTCGATCCCAATTCTTCAAGAATCTTTTGTATGCTTTATAGATGGTTCTTGGCATAcagaggtggataggagtggACATGGCTGGATTGCGTCTATCGGTGATAGAATCCTGCACATGGGGCTAAAAGGATCGTGCAGAAGcttatccccattacatgcagagttagatacccttatttgggctatggagtgcttattagcgttggacttggataaagctctttttgctacggattgttcagacctcctaaggatgacgtctaatatcgaggattggccgaccttttcatcagaattgaaggattttattcattttagagatagatttgctaattttagtattagatatatcccaaacttgcgaaatgtgcaagaacacgaggtttctgtttttctcaTGTAAGCTTATCGGTACCTAATTGGCTCTCTCTCGAAGAGAGTCATTACcaataacttaatatatggagTTTGATCGTNaaaaaaaaaaaaaaaaaaaaaaaaaaaaaaaaaaagagggattTAAAGCTGTAAACGATAACATGGTGTCTAGTTGAAACTGGTGGTCAGTTAACTAGATTTGATTTTCCAACACAGTTTTAAAACGAAATCAAAACTTCTATATCAAAACTGAGATTGCTTAACCTCACccatttttgtaaaatatgtttaatattctgaattttgtaaaattttattgttttctattttatgtcacataataatttaaataattgttttattattttagattattaaaatttgataattaatcaacaaaaatttaaaaatttattatttaaatgattgaaCAACCTTCTTTGGGATACTCTAGTGGAtgtatgattttgtttaagttcTAATTGAAttgctttaattattttaatattaattatatgattaatttaataattgagtAATTTAAGAGAGTTGCTGGAGTGGAGATGGTCTCATCTCTTGCCTAGGAAGGAACTCGTACTACTACAAGCGTTAAACGCAGTGTAATGCCCAAAGATATAGAATGGCACCCAACGGCGTGAGATTAAGGAAAATTGATTGGACTAACCAACACAAGTATGTTATGAAGTTAATGTTAAGTCATGAACCTTcaaaaaaatacttcaataCTAGATTTATGTCTTTTTCGTGAACATTcatcgtttaaaaaaaaaaattgaaaaagaatttataaaaaaagagaaatgtagAACAGAGTCTAAAGTTTTTACTATATTAGAAGAGAAAACCCCGGAAAATGCGTGTTTACGCATATAAAAGACTAATGACTCCATAAATTGATATATCTATAACACAATGAATAAAATCGTATACGTACATACATACATGAGCctatgaaatatcaaataaaagaaaaagaatccaaaattGCGTAGAAGTAGAACAAACCAGAAGAAGTGTAGTAACAAGAAGTGAAACTATGCGTCCTGGTGATGTGGTCCTGTGGTGGTGGTACCATTGACGCCGTTGGAGTACTTGTTTGAAGTCGGTACAGCAACCGTGTTACCTCCACGGTTCTTACGACGAAGAACGATGAACCAAGTGAGTGGCTCAAGAATAAGGACACAAGCACCAAGAAAGATGAGGATTCCAATATAAGCCCAACGCCATTTATCAGCCGGGTCCAAAATGTCGAATCCCTTAAAAATGTTGACAATGGAGAGGACGATGGTAGTGTATCCGACGGTGTGATGGTACACGTTCCAGTACGTTCGGTATTTGTGGTCTGGCTTTGGCCTTAGAAGCAGAGCAAATACTTGAAGTGTTGCGAATGTGAAGAGTGCTATTCCAAGGTTACGATGGGTTGAGTAAGATGTGCCTGGTGAGTCATTGCCAAGCTTTATTCCTGTAGCCCAACCAGCTACACCGATGGCGTAACCGGAGACTTGGAAGGCGATATGGAGATAGAACCATGTTGGATCGGCGAAGACTTTCATGTACCGAGCCATCATTGCTCCCAATGGCATTAGTACTCCCCAGCTCACCGCATTTAGTATTCCGTGAGTCTGTTTTTTTCATAAGTTTAGAATGTTTAGGTTATTTTCCACAGAATAAAAATTTTTATATTccaacaaataatataaaagttaagCCGGGCTAATTGAAAATTAAGAACAAGCAATAAGACtttcatattttgatattgGAAAAGACATATTTTTCAAgcttatatagaaaatcattttcattttttttctttctaaaagtTGGTCAAATGAATTAGCTCAGAATATTTAATGGTTTTACGCGTAAACGaattttcatgaatttctacaaagaaaaaaaaagacttttcaaatatttgttttgattatggaaGTGGAGACATTTTTTGTGAGTTTGGTGAAAGTGAAACCGTGACAGAGAAGTCCACTatctttttcaaagaaaaatacttaacaATTGCGCCGTTGATATTTGATTACAAGAAACTTAAATAttattccctccgtttcaaaatatgttttaactaaaacgtACAGATTAAGaagtatttacttttaacaagttcaaccaatcaaaaataatactgcataatataaaaaattaaattaatctaaaagttgcatagaaacttgaaaagatcatatattatg from the Camelina sativa cultivar DH55 chromosome 12, Cs, whole genome shotgun sequence genome contains:
- the LOC104732546 gene encoding SPX and EXS domain-containing protein 1 isoform X2 produces the protein MFENPATISSTSPHLRKSGSKSVFIDPGVHGHLGGGVSEMGDLKGSSSPLHITTMVPSPIFLWRFKVFLFLFWALCCCKIGWDSVMRMSIDLRDLFLYEAFLYYNPLLLVTMMVWLWGVNLWVFSQGSVNYAKVFDLDHNHLTHREMWKCSMWMTIIVPTSMTAYLYLYSHGEVSLAASQPVLLYIAFALVLIFPFDIFYLSSRYFLLRTLWRIAFPLQVFSDLERSVCRMVHRQVATIAWFEADAVCGSHQIAIPLVLVFPYICRLLQCLRQYKDTKEKSSLLNALKYSTAVPVIFLSALKYHVMAESWTSFYRPLWLFSSVINSLYSFYWDVTRDWDLSGFTKIFKFSRPSAISNLLYGRQWVYFWVIGSNLVLRCAWTYKLSAHLRHNYITVFTITAMEMLRRFQWVFFRVENEWNKITKSHPMGEISLEEDKLLGSTTPHDV
- the LOC104732546 gene encoding SPX and EXS domain-containing protein 1 isoform X1 yields the protein MFENPATISSTSPHLRKSGSKSVFIDPGVHGHLGGGVSEMGDLKGSSSPLHITTMVPSPIFLWRFKVFLFLFWALCCCKIGWDSVMRMSIDLRDLFLYEAFLYYNPLLLVTMMVWLWGVNLWVFSQGSVNYAKVFDLDHNHLTHREMWKCSMWMTIIVPTSMTAYLYLYSHGEVSLAASQPVLLYIAFALVLIFPFDIFYLSSRYFLLRTLWRIAFPLQPITFPDFFLADILTSMVKVFSDLERSVCRMVHRQVATIAWFEADAVCGSHQIAIPLVLVFPYICRLLQCLRQYKDTKEKSSLLNALKYSTAVPVIFLSALKYHVMAESWTSFYRPLWLFSSVINSLYSFYWDVTRDWDLSGFTKIFKFSRPSAISNLLYGRQWVYFWVIGSNLVLRCAWTYKLSAHLRHNYITVFTITAMEMLRRFQWVFFRVENEWNKITKSHPMGEISLEEDKLLGSTTPHDV
- the LOC104732547 gene encoding uncharacterized protein LOC104732547 — its product is MTQMLSVLRRNLQNLRKSPRVADETDLQPSTAGSGQGVVAHGRREGFNAVIMRFPFSIISCFAVPSVSGTDGLWMSGDYGSVSEVNHLMVSDGMRYAILM